One window of Chryseobacterium indologenes genomic DNA carries:
- the nadC gene encoding carboxylating nicotinate-nucleotide diphosphorylase — translation MKRPAYVTDKALKTFIKNALEEDIQDGDHSTLSTIPQDLVQSAKLLVKQDCILAGVELAEIIFKTFDKNLKVEVFIKDGTPCKFGDVALIVTGSARSILSTERFVLNCMQRMSGIATLTHDWDSRLVGTKTKLLDTRKTTPNFRMCEKWAVAIGGGTNHRYGLYDMIMLKDNHIDYNGSITNAVTMAKDYVKKNKKKLKIEVETRNLEEVQEAINAKVDRIMLDNMDVKTMKEAVKMINGSCESEASGGITRDMLKEIASTGVTFISVGALTHSAENIDLSLKAVK, via the coding sequence ATGAAAAGACCAGCATACGTAACAGATAAAGCATTAAAGACATTTATAAAAAACGCACTTGAGGAAGATATTCAGGACGGAGACCACTCCACCTTGTCTACCATACCCCAAGATCTTGTACAAAGTGCAAAGCTTTTAGTAAAACAGGACTGCATTCTTGCAGGAGTTGAGCTGGCGGAAATCATTTTCAAGACTTTTGACAAAAATCTGAAAGTAGAAGTTTTCATTAAAGATGGAACTCCTTGCAAATTCGGAGATGTAGCTCTTATTGTAACAGGAAGTGCCAGATCTATTCTTTCTACAGAGAGATTCGTTCTTAACTGCATGCAGAGAATGAGTGGTATTGCCACCCTTACCCACGACTGGGACTCCAGGTTGGTAGGCACAAAAACTAAACTTTTAGATACAAGAAAAACAACTCCTAACTTCAGAATGTGTGAAAAATGGGCAGTTGCAATAGGTGGCGGTACTAATCATAGATATGGCCTTTATGACATGATTATGCTGAAAGACAACCATATTGATTACAACGGAAGCATTACCAATGCAGTGACAATGGCCAAAGACTACGTTAAAAAGAACAAAAAAAAGTTAAAAATAGAGGTTGAAACAAGAAACCTTGAGGAAGTTCAGGAAGCCATCAATGCAAAAGTCGACAGAATTATGCTTGATAACATGGATGTGAAGACCATGAAGGAGGCTGTAAAAATGATTAACGGTTCATGTGAGTCTGAAGCTTCAGGTGGAATTACCCGCGATATGCTTAAAGAAATTGCTTCCACAGGAGTTACATTCATCTCTGTAGGGGCCCTTACACACTCTGCTGAGAATATAGATTTGAGTCTCAAAGCAGTGAAATAG
- the nadB gene encoding L-aspartate oxidase, with protein MIKADVLVIGSGISGLSYAIKVSEQLPDAKIIIVTKSDEDESNTKYAQGGLAVVTDFQNDNFQKHIDDTMRAGDGENKRDVVEMVVREAPARFNEIVEWGAQFDMKNGKFALGREGGHTENRIVHHKDITGFEIERALLETANNSPNIEILDHHYVIDIITQHHVPGKELNEGDIHCYGAYILDEKSKTIKKITSKITLAATGGAGHVYKNTTNPTIATGDGIAFVARAKGKVSNMQYYQFHPTALYSKMDGMLFLISEAVRGDGAKLRTKRGEKFMHKYDEREELASRDIVARAIDAEMKITGDEFVGLDCKEMNHEKFLEHFPNIYKKCRDEGIDPFTQLIPVVPACHYLMGGIEVDRDGQSSIRNLFAVGECTNSGLHGANRLASNSLLEGLVFGHNAAMKTVELLNENNFNFDDLKAVPEWNEEGMKIMDEMVIVSYLRKQLQEMMSDLVGIVRSNRRLNMALQKHQEIAAAVDEIYHYSILSPQLSELRNLTTVAHLIITQSMEMTENKGAFYNKDLV; from the coding sequence ATGATAAAAGCGGATGTATTAGTAATCGGTTCCGGCATTTCCGGACTTTCCTATGCCATTAAAGTTTCTGAACAGCTCCCTGATGCCAAAATCATTATTGTAACAAAATCTGACGAAGACGAAAGCAATACCAAATATGCACAAGGCGGTCTGGCTGTTGTTACAGATTTCCAGAATGACAATTTCCAAAAACATATTGACGATACGATGCGTGCCGGTGACGGAGAAAATAAGCGCGATGTCGTAGAAATGGTAGTAAGGGAAGCCCCTGCAAGATTCAACGAAATTGTAGAATGGGGTGCCCAGTTTGACATGAAGAACGGCAAATTCGCTTTAGGAAGAGAAGGAGGCCATACTGAAAACAGAATCGTACACCACAAAGATATTACAGGTTTTGAAATTGAACGAGCCTTGCTGGAAACAGCCAATAACAGCCCGAATATTGAAATTCTTGATCATCATTATGTCATTGATATCATTACCCAGCACCATGTTCCCGGAAAAGAGCTCAACGAAGGCGATATCCATTGCTATGGCGCTTACATCCTAGATGAAAAGTCCAAGACCATCAAAAAAATCACTTCCAAAATAACACTTGCTGCAACAGGAGGGGCAGGACATGTTTATAAAAACACCACCAATCCTACCATCGCTACCGGAGACGGAATTGCTTTCGTAGCCCGTGCCAAAGGAAAAGTTTCCAATATGCAGTATTACCAGTTTCATCCAACAGCTTTATACAGTAAAATGGATGGAATGTTGTTTTTAATTTCAGAAGCCGTTCGTGGAGACGGGGCAAAATTGAGAACCAAAAGAGGCGAAAAATTCATGCATAAATATGATGAGCGTGAAGAATTAGCATCCAGAGATATTGTTGCAAGAGCCATCGATGCCGAAATGAAAATTACCGGAGACGAATTTGTCGGTTTAGACTGCAAGGAAATGAACCATGAAAAATTCTTAGAACATTTCCCCAATATTTATAAAAAATGTAGAGACGAAGGAATTGATCCCTTCACTCAGTTAATCCCTGTTGTACCAGCCTGCCATTATCTAATGGGTGGAATTGAAGTTGACAGAGACGGACAGTCCTCCATCAGAAATCTTTTTGCTGTGGGTGAATGTACCAACTCAGGACTTCACGGAGCCAACAGACTTGCTTCAAACTCACTTCTTGAAGGTTTGGTTTTCGGGCACAATGCTGCTATGAAAACCGTAGAACTTCTGAATGAAAACAATTTCAACTTTGACGACCTGAAAGCCGTTCCGGAATGGAATGAAGAAGGAATGAAAATCATGGACGAAATGGTCATTGTAAGCTATCTTAGAAAACAGCTTCAGGAAATGATGAGCGACCTGGTAGGTATTGTAAGAAGCAACAGACGTCTGAATATGGCTTTACAAAAGCATCAGGAAATTGCCGCTGCCGTAGATGAAATCTATCACTACTCTATTCTTTCTCCGCAATTATCGGAATTAAGAAACCTTACAACCGTTGCCCACCTCATCATTACCCAATCTATGGAAATGACGGAGAATAAGGGAGCATTTTATAATAAAGATTTGGTTTAA
- a CDS encoding NAD(P)H-dependent oxidoreductase — protein MNYLEALSRRYSVKKFNHQIIPQETLHNILESGKLSASSLGLQPYKMVIVESEEMKQKLIPAFYNPSQISTCSHLIVIISKKIIEENYIRGYFNHISEVRDTPVEKLDPFRNSINQHITQKTQDEIFNWAEKQSYIVLANLMYAAAIENIDSCPMEGFRQDIIEEILNINPETEKVTVTLALGYRSEEDHFQHMKKVRKPNEKLFKFI, from the coding sequence ATGAATTATTTGGAAGCTTTAAGCAGAAGATATTCTGTAAAAAAATTCAATCATCAGATTATTCCTCAGGAAACTCTTCACAATATTCTTGAGTCAGGAAAGCTGTCTGCCAGTTCTCTGGGACTTCAGCCCTATAAAATGGTTATTGTTGAGAGCGAGGAAATGAAGCAGAAATTAATTCCGGCTTTCTATAATCCGTCTCAGATATCTACCTGTTCTCATCTTATTGTCATTATTTCAAAAAAAATCATTGAAGAGAACTATATCCGGGGATATTTTAATCATATTTCTGAAGTAAGAGACACTCCTGTTGAAAAACTGGATCCATTCAGAAACAGTATTAATCAGCATATCACCCAGAAAACACAGGATGAAATTTTCAACTGGGCAGAAAAACAATCTTATATAGTATTGGCCAACCTTATGTATGCCGCGGCTATTGAAAATATAGACTCCTGTCCTATGGAAGGCTTCCGTCAGGATATTATAGAAGAAATTCTGAATATCAATCCCGAAACAGAAAAAGTAACTGTTACCCTCGCTTTAGGCTACCGTTCTGAAGAAGACCATTTTCAGCACATGAAAAAAGTAAGGAAACCAAACGAAAAATTGTTTAAATTTATTTAA